The Girardinichthys multiradiatus isolate DD_20200921_A chromosome 23, DD_fGirMul_XY1, whole genome shotgun sequence DNA segment ACTTTTGGTTTTTAGGGTTATATAGCTCATCACCAAGGATGGCATGGTCTGAAAGGCGACAGAGgtgcacaaacacaaataagttATCTCTCAGTTACAGCTCAAACAAGCTTTTAAGACCTTATTTTCCATGTCAGCTCCATGGGAATGCAGGCACAGCCCTATTTTGTGCTGTGTAAAAACTGTCCAAACTAGGAGGAAATATGGCTGTACACCCCAGCTGGCTAAGAGCATTAATGTTGCTATTGGAGCTTAATGAATGGgttatttcttagttttttacTGAGTCTTAACTACATATGTTCATCTTCAATTGAATATCAAAGAATACCTTGACTGGTCTGTCTGTCAATATGTCTACTGaagattattattttgtaaatcaCCAGAGCTGTGTCAGACAGGTCAGCACTTTTAGGGCACATAAAAGGAGGTGGGGGTGCCATGTTTGCAAGAACCACTGCTGCTTATGTGTTTATAGCATGCAGTTTAACAtcaaaaattagaatatatttAACTCCCTATTCTGCCTGACATAAAGGGATATCACAGCAGGGTGTTTCAGATGTAACTGAACCAGAGATCAAAGTGTGTAACTTCTGTCCTTAGAAACATGTGGACACTGATACTCTAAAACCCTTTGAGTGGTAATGGGTGGAGGAAAGTCTCCAAACATTCCAGCTGGGACTATCCCAGCTGCGCTGTTTGTTACCCCGGTGACGTCTGCTAGCAAGGCGTTGAAAATTATTCTCCTAAACTCAGCAAAACGTGACTCCCACCACTGGATTATACACAGGCTGATCAAaggcagctcctccagggtggCATAGGCCCAGACTTCTCCACACACTTATCATGTGCGAGTAAAAAGGACCATCTGCTCTGACACAAGTCTTTCATCCAAAGATCCTATTTATATGCCCAGTTTCCCATTTAACTCGGGAGCACAACAAACATTACACACCACTTAACATCATCTCGAGGCTATTTCAGGTCCTTCATCACACAACCCAAGAAGGGAACCCCTAAGCAAAAGCTGCATGGATACTTAGTGACGGCGCACATGCTTTGGTTTTTAAATATCAGTCCACCTCAGCTGTTTCATGTTGACGCAAACAAGAAGAGCACTGGGGACTTTGACTTGCCAAGGGTCCTAATTACTTTCCTACGTTCCTTCTCTTTGCAAATTGTCTGTtcaaagtttttcattttatgaacgTAGATTTGGAAGTCCTGATAAAAAAGGTAAGGCAAAAAATCTAGGGCTTCTTtagtaaaacaaactaaagaaatgagaaaaaaaaggtaaaatatcAGCCATTAATTGTACCCACAATTTGTTACAAAAGCTTTAAGCAGAACAGTgagtttaaaaagcaaaatggaCAGGGAATCTTTAACATATCAaagaattattaaataaaatgacaaaaacaatattaaacaaacacagaataaaCAGCATTTACACATTTCTTATTTCACAATTACTataattaaaaagattaaaggaatcTGGAGGCACAAACAGAGGATGGGTAAATGTTTGAACTTGAAACCATTGGTTTCCAGCCCCTTAAAAGACACCTTTACAATCTCCATATGAACAATGCATTAACAGGGAAAATCGTCCTGAAAGACTTCCTGAAAGACGACAGAAAGGAGCTACATTTGCAAAAACCACAGAAGATTTCATTAAAACATACAGCATATCAACCTGAGCCAGAGGTTGAATCAATTGAGAGGCACGAGGGATGGATGGACCATTAGAAGAAGTTTGAAATAAACCATACTTGCTTTATGAGCTATACACCCACTTACTGCCGTTTACGGATTGAAGTTTACTATTTGTGACATTATAGAAGCAAATAAATGCATTGACGTATGTTTTCACACATTGAATGACATTTGTCTGTGTTCCCTTATGACAGGGTTGAACTTGGGGAAGAAGATCAGTGTTCCTAAAGACGTGATGATGGAAGAGCTTAACCTTTTGTCCAATCGAGGCTCCCGCATGTTccaagagagacagaggagagcCGAGAAGTTCACGCTAGAGAATGTTATCAATGGACCTTACAACACCAATGTAAGAAATGCAGAGGGACCAACAGGTGGTAAAATGCTGAAGGATTCGTTTTTACTGGGAGTTTATGTGTAGACCAACACAGAGGGGTTTATAATTTTGACTTGGGAGAAAAATCATgcatagttttctttttttttttaatgcagtgcaaCAATTGCCAACAGAAGTCATAGGGTCAGTGATGTGAGTCTGCTCTCTTGACAGGACCCCTGTTAGTTCTTtccataaatctggcctttatggaagaggagCAAgataacagagaaaataaataaaatctttatttcaaacaggtaaacaacaaacaatagcagaaaaacaatgaacaaaaacaagaataataattaaacataaattaaaacctTCTTTCCAGTTTAAAAAGGAGCAAGAAAAAGCCAATGCTTATTAAATTCTAACTCCATCTGAATCATCTAGCATATAAATAACGCATTTCATTCTAGAATATCTTAATACTTTCcacattataaatatttatacttATAATTTGTCCTCCATGTCACAATTATCCAGTGTACATGATCGACAAATCTACCTACACAATTCATTGTTATACAGCCAACAGCATCTACACCTGTAAATGCAAACAGTCTCCTATAAGATATCCATACACATTCAATGCATCCAATCGTGTTTAATGTACAGTACAGCTCACCCAGCAAGTATTgcataaaactctgcacatcCATATGAATAGTGATTTATtactataatttttttattgatttatatttacacattttaagTCTTCATCCATACTGTTCCACAAACTCACTCCACAGACCGCAAGGCACATTCTcctctgtttgtgttttattttttaaaacttagCTCTCCTCTTAACTTGTAACCTGTCTTTCTGTTGcaagaatttttttttgttaatttcatGCTTCATACATTATTTGACCAGTTTTGAATTTGCCAAGATCCGTAAATTTCAACGTTTGCCTTTTGAAATAGTGAATTTGTGTGCTCCGGATATCCATCTTAATGAACCATCCATGTTGCTTTTTTGTAATGTCCAAAGCAGCTGTAAAATGCTTTAGTATGTGTTTCCCCAAATCTCTACACAGTAGGTATAAAGAAATCAATTAACAATACAGAATAGAGGTGACTCGTGGTTTAGAAGAAACCCACTGACCCATTCACAGTTTGCAACAAGTCATGTAAGGAtacatatggaagaaggtgattTGGACAGATGAAACCAAATATGAAATTTGTGGTAGAAAACTAAGGCTGTGAACCACCTTGAACACAACatacccacagtgaagcatgatGGTGGaggcatcatactgtggggatgcttttcctcagTAGGGACATTGAAGATGGTCAGACTTGATGGGGAGATGGGTGGAGTTAAATGTAggccaatcctggaagaaaacctgtaagaggcTACAAAAGATTTGAgcctggggtggaggttcacattCCTGCAGGAAAACAGCTCTGAACAAACAACCAGAGCAAGAATACAAgagcttagatcaaagcatattcatgtgttaagaGTGGTCCAGTTAAATCTAAGCCTAGGTCCAATTGAGTCTGTGATAAGACTTACAGTACTGGCTCAGGGTGCTGAAGTGTTAGCATGCAGTGGTATAAAAACcaccattattttccttccacctcacaattaCACACAACTTTGTATTGGTTTATCAATTAGGTGTTGTTtgtaagatttttatttacaaaggcagatttaacaaaaaatgtgGTATTGTGTTCTCAGTTTTTCACTAAAATctataaatatacaaatatatgttGGACGCAGGTCTGCATCGGTTACATCTTAGTGAATGGATGTCTTTGGTGCTCATTATTGCTATAAAGTCAGTATTCACATGGTTCAACATTTGGAAAGCTCTCCAAAAGTTGCTGTCTGGGGCAGACTAGTATCACTATTACAACTTTCAAGTTCAAAACTGGTCATGTATTGTCATTTAAAGGTTAGATACATTTTCAGGGATCTTACCCAGTGTGTTTCCTAGGTACCTCTAGAGCTCAGTCCCCCCCAGCATATGGTCCCCATGCAGCAGGGAGGAAAAGAAAACCAGACTTTCTCCATCCCCGGTAAGCACAGCCTGGTCATGAACCTTCAGAAGACTGTAGCAAAGAAGGGCAGTCCCGATGTCCTGGCTCCAGGTAAATGGTAACACACTGTGAGGAACGGACTGCCACAAGCCAAGACTGGCTCTTAGCATTGCCAGCGCTTGAGCAATGCATGGACACTGTTGCACTCTGATATGCCAGAGCTCACCTTTCCAATCACACTCTGAgcacattaatttgttttattataatcaTAGCCGTGGGAGCTGGCAGTTTGTAGAAAGCAATTATCTTGCGAGCATCTTTGCTGAGGGCTGTTGTATATTTGGCCTGGCAGATAGCACTGCTTCCAGTCTGACTGATGAGCAACTAAGCTCTGTTTATTATCAGGGATTCACACTGAGATCTCATTACTGGCATTCCTATTGCTGACAAGAGTGACATCAGAGAGATTTGTATGTACATTTTTATCCCTGTGCACTTCATAACAGCATGTTACTTTTATTCAACGGTTGGGGGTTGAATTCAATTTAAGTTTCTCTACTGAAATGATTCAAAATTACTCAAACACATCATTAACTGTACTTTTATTTGGATTCGACTTGATTTCTATCACATTTTTCCTTGCCTAGGCTACTCCGGACCCCCAAAGGAAATTCCACATGAGAAGTTCAACACAACAGTAATCCCCAAATCCTACTGCTCTCCGTGGAGGGAAGCTTTGGGAAGCAACGAAGAGCTTCTGAACGCCCTGAATACCCAGCTGCCACAACCCCCACAAAGACTACAGCCTGCCAATTACAGGTGCTTCAACAGGTAAACCTGCATCTCCATCCACTGAGAAGTCTgtgcaaataaatcaaacactgTTAAACCATGTTGAGCTTTAAGCGTGGATGATGAGGCCCATCCACTCCAAATAGACCCACAGATGACGTAACCCGAGAGATCCATTATCATCTTTTCCCCCAGGCTCCAGTCCATGTTTCCACAGGTTGAAAATGAATCCAGTCTCTGGCTTTCACCTCCTTAGACTGTGGCATCATGATGGCTATTTTCAACTCTAGGCCTTGACAGTTGATCCACAGTAAGGGAGCGggagggggggagggggggggggggggggggggggggggtttacaAGCTTTCATGACCCAATAAGCACACGAAAGCTTTCACATGGCATACATGCAAGACAGAGCAAATGTGAAGCCAAGGCAGATGGAAAAATGAGGACGGCACGAAAGACAAACTGAAAGAAACGCTGTCAGTCAAGCTGATTCAGTCCACTTGTAAGGAGATAAGGAGATGCACCCCCTGTGGAGAGATCCTCTTACATCCTCAAGATTATTATGAAATTACAGCATCTTAAAGCTAAACTCTAATAGTCGAGAAGAGTGGTTGAGTTCAGGGCACACCCAGTTTTAATGGTGTTCAGCCCCTGGTGggttttaatgaataaaataaaaccttatTTAAAGCAGTATCATGTGTCATGTAAAAGTTTTTCCACGTTATCTAAAGGAGAGCTACTTCTCATTGAAACACACTTGATGTAATCCACTTGTTTTCTCCACCCTCTTCAGAACTCCAGTGCCATTTGGCGGCACAATGGCCAGCAAGAGAGTCATCCCGGTTATTGGCTTTGAGGCCGTGGAGTCCCAGAACCTTCCCGGCCTTGCTCTGGACCGCATGTGCCGACGGCCAAACTTCAACAGAGCACCACGAGGATGGGGAATTGACTACAGCCCTGAATCTAATGAGCTATGACAGTGACTTTATGAGATCAAACCTGAAGCACGAACCTCTGTCCTTACGATGATCCCTCTGTTGATCGCTACAAGCAAAAAGAGaggctgaaaaaaataacactcTAGCATAATAGTGGTTTGCAACTGATGAGTGTTGTGCGCATACTGAGGTAGGCGCTGATGGACGGAGTCACAGGTTTAcaatgccttgcagaagtattgaTATCCATTAGGAAtaggttgtaaaacaacatCGCAAGTTTTGAATAATTCCTCAAAGCTCTGATCAACCTACCATCTGACAATAGAAAACGTATAGTGCAACCACAAATCTACCATGACATGGTCTTCCCCTTTAACTGACAGTTCAGACGGGGAGAtaattattcagagaagcagccaggtgGCCTACTGCAACTCTGCAAGAGCTGCTGAGATTGATAGCTCAGGTGGATGAAACtgttcacaggacaactatcggacatgcactgcacaaatctggtctttaagGAAGAGCAGCAGGAAGGGAATTTGAAGAAGCCATGAAATGaagacagcaaacatgtggcagaaggtactctggtcagatcaggcatagaaaaatgtttccccAATAATCAAAATCCTATTTttttggcagaaaactaacagcaCACCATCCTGAACCAACTATCCTCAAGGCTaaggcatggtggtgggagcttCATGCTGTAGGAAAGCTATTCTGTAGCAGGGAAATGAAAACCAGATTTACCTAGATGGAGCGTAGAcccaaaatatttagttttagtggaatgttttagatcacgagcttagaatggcccagtcaaaaacCAGGCCtgaatccagttgagaatcttGATGTCTAGTTTTACTGAACCTGACCCAGAGTGGGCAAAAAATCTCAATCTCTATAGATATGCAAAAATGGTAGAGATATACCCCAAAggacttgtagctgtaattgcacTGAAAGGCGGTTCTACAGAGTAATGACTCCAGgtggctgaatgcaaatgcatgccccatttttcagactttatttaaaaaaaaaaaaaaaaaaaagagctgaaaaccatttatctacttccttccacctcacaaatatgaactactttgtgttgatgtaTAACAGAAAATTGCATTATAACacattgcagtttgtggttttgacaTGTTAAGTGGTTTAGGGAGAAGTAATACTTTTGCGAGGTGCTGTATAAAGTGATTCCTACATGTTTTCTTACCCATCAAAACTCCTCTGTCCTCTCTTCTGGTTTTAGTTTGTGGATTTAATTCTTCTCTAAATACAACCGCCAAGAGAATGCAGTAATAAATGTACAAGATGATAATTATTGACAAGAGTGTCATTTTAATGAGAAGTGAAAACATGTAAAGAAAAATTTACAATAAAGTCAATATGATGTTCAATATTAAGATTgtgtccaataaaaaaaaacaaaaaaaaaaactaaatgtaactGAAAATGCACAGACTTAAAAATTCTTCTCAGTACAACTCCAGGTGATACAATGCAAAATGAGACAAATATTCTCCAAAGACTAAGTTTTTTATATGTACAATGGCTCCATATGGTCCTGGTCATATTGAACAAGTATCCTCGTGTTGAGAGGTTGTTTttactgggttttttttttgttaatatatCCTAAAATGACCAAAGTCATTAAGTAAAACCCTCACTGTCACCTCTCATGGCACAGGATTCATTTGCTGCTCTGCAGGTTGTATTTAATAAGATAACTAATTCCTGTGCAGCATGTTTCTTCCAGAAGTTGTCCTCAGCCCGAACGAAGCCTTGAACATGCATACACCCAACCAGGTTTGACATGAGAAAGCGAGAATCACAGCCCAACATCACTCTTGCATCTATTCGGTGTGGCGTGAGCCATGTGCCGAATGGGCGCCCATACGCTGGGGATCCTGGGACGGATAATGGATTGTACCTGGTGGTCTCATTGTCATAGGAGGGGGCACAGGAGGGGCCATGGGATGAAACATTGGAGGGCCATAACctgaagataaagaaacatttcaGTATATTTTCCCTGTGCAGTCATTCTGCCTCAGTAACCCTAATGATGGGAATCATTTTACCTGGTGGAGGGGGATTTATGCCAGGCGGCGGGGGCAAACCAATGTTCATGATGGCAGGCGAGGAACTTGGGTCTAGGTTGAAGTAGTTAGCGGGAGCCTCTTCATCTAGAGCTGGTGGTGGAGGCAGTGCTGACAGAGAgagatttattgttattttttttaacctaacgAAACAAAGTCTGTCACAGTGTATAAGTTCCAACTTTCTGAGTCTGCACTCACCCCCAGGCAGGCCAGGTATTGGATCCAGTCTGGTACCCATCTCACTCACTCCCTCCTTCCCACCATCCTTTCCTCTGGCTGCCTGAGACCTAAAGAGTCACAGCATCTGTGTTAGACAGCTTTTCGCAAAGCATCCTAGAAAGGTGTGTGGCGCCTAAAAGCAGCATTCATCGTACAGAATCTCTGTGTCCAGCCAACTCTCACTGAGTCATCTATAATCACCTTGTAAAGGCGCTGTAGTTAATATCTTACTGACACTTGTAACACCGATGTTGGGATTAGCTCAGGCCGCTACAAACACTCATCAACCGTGAACAAGCACATTAAAGCTCTTCCCTCACAGTGGCACTGCTTGGTGCGACTGCACAGGAGTTCAAAAGTATCTTACCTTCCCCACTTGACAGTGAGCCTCCTTCCATTAATGATTAGTTTGTTAAAGGACTTTTCTGCAGCCATCTCTGCTGCCTGCCGAGTGGCAAACTGGATGAAGGCACACTGCTGTCTTTGGACTATAGTAATGGTCCGTATTTCTCCAAATTGGTAGAAGTGACTCCTGTTTAACAAGAAACGACTTGTTAACATAATGTAACCTAAAGATAATGTACAGAAAAATTGCTATTTGAATTCATAAGGGAGCTGGTAATAAAATCCTCACTTGAGTTCTCCATCTGTTACAGTATCTCCCAGTCCTCCTATGTAAAGAGTGCTGATGGACTTGTCCTCAGGTGGGTCCAGCCGGGGCATAGTTGAAGCCCGCTTCAGCAACTTGTCAGCAACTGGGTCATTGATGCCATAGTAACGATCTTTAATGTTCTGGTCCGCCAGAGGGTCCTCAGGATCTGTAGGCTTCTCATGCCTGCGGATAAACAAAGTGATTTTCAACAAAGATAGAAAATACATGTCAAACTGGCCACTacacaaaatcaaacatttgtATTACACCGTTCACACAATGTTTGCGCAACACGAAGGAATATAAGGGCATAAACGCAGGGAGACACACACACCACCAAAACAAATGGATCAGCTGAAACATGTCATAAGTTTCAAAGAAGATGCAACAGTACAAATCTGCCTATTATAAAACACTGAGTAACATCAGAttactaaaaactaaaatatttttatacaaccgtataaaaatgaattttgggATCAAGTTGATTTTATAGGACATGATTGTGGTGCTGCTCTAACTTTGTGGTTGAGACTCAGAGCACGGAGACTTGCTGTGTACAAATGGGAACCTGTGATGTTCTTGGCTGCATGATTAAATTAGCGAGCACAAAATGCATACTtgaaaaggtaacattaaacagTACATTAGCTCCTTTATTAGCTTTGATCCATTATTCTTTAAGTTGGATGGCAGCAGGAAGTTAGATGTTTCCTCTCTACTTAATTTTCAGCCCACATGTTTTCCTGACTCCAATTCATTTCTTTTCGATCACCTGGAAGTCTGAGCAAGCAAGTTAAATTAGATCTAATTTTTCTCTGCCACGTTTGGTCTGGGAgtatgaaaattaataaatcgAGCATTCACTGATTCAAGAAATGTTTAAGTGATGGTAAAAGGACAATAAAAGGTACAGAGGATCATTTGAAGAAAGGTTTAATTTGCATCATAAAAATCCGCAGGacgaaaaataaataaatacaaccattttttaatataatAGTGTCATTAAACCTAACTATAGCCCTGAAGCATTGCCCTTGTGGCAAATTAACGAAACctaaataataaagacaaagaGCACATTTTCTCTCGGTGGACCACCTTGACATGAAGAGAGGAGGGGAActtatatttttgctttgttttgttatttccaTTATGACTTTCATCAAGACATCATGGAGCTCTCTGTCTTACAGAATTCTGCACTGAGCCCTTTACCCAACACAATAGTCTGAGACACCTGCTTCTGTCTAGAGACTTTTCAAATAGCTTGTGCTCTTTTTATGTTCTTGTTAACCACAAAGAAATTATGCATTATTActtagaaaacaacatttaGGCATAAACCTTACCTGTAGGGACACTCCTCTCCTCTCTTACACTCCCCCTTCACCCAGAAGGAGCAGATATGAGGTCGGTTCCTCTTGTAGTATGGCGTAGTTCGGGCCAATTTAAGCAACATATCACTCGAGCTTGGAGCCTTACCAAGCTGGCCTACTGGTCGAGTGCCATCAGAATTGGCTATCTgttaacacatttaaaacagagATCCATGATCGAGAactgaaaagttaataaaaatgaataaagcaaTTTTGAAAATCATTATTTCACCAAAATCATAATGAAACTAATGTTGCGTtgtaggaaaatataaaaaaatctagACGTTGATATTACACTGaatactaattaaagaaaatcaGGAGACAACAAATATTACCCATAATTATAGTTACTGTATTACACTGTATCTGGTATAAAATGTGCTTGAAAGAGCAGTTATTTTGCAATCATACCTCTCTCTCCATGTTCTGTGTGTAGTACTCTTTGTTCACATCAGACCTAGGAACCTCATCTTTAACAGAGAGGCCGGTGTCTCTGACCTGGATAGGCAAACCTGCCAACCACAAGACACAACCACTGGTTCAACTCAGAGTTATGGGCTGTGAAATGTGACACACTGGCCAAATCTTGCGCAAATAATCAAAGACTCACCATATTCCAGGTCCAGAAGGCACGTCTGACAAACGTTCTTCATTTTACTGCAGGTCTGACAGACCTCGGTCTTCTTAAAACGCATCCGTGTGCCTGGGCACCATCTGAACACGGTAAAGGGCCGAGCACAGATCTAACGGTGGAAAATTCAAATCTCAGGCAGGTACTTACAATCAAAATGATGTTTTATGAGTAAGTCTCACAGCATAATGTAATACATGATCAGTTACAAAACATACCTTGCATTCTTTTCCATACTTCTCCTTGGTCTGTAAAATGAAGCATGAATACGTTTACACTTCCACACCTCTAGGTATGAGTGCAGTCAACACAATGCAGTACATGAAATCTTACCATACGGATGTACGGATTTTCCCCTAAACATGTCTGACACAGAATTGGGAAGTCCTGGAAGAGAAATCACAACAGATGTTTATGCAGCAAAATAAGCATTGCCTACATTGACTTATCCACATTTAGTAAATACTCTCAATCTCACTTAATGCTTCGGTATGTTAGCATATGTGCATGTGTGAATACAAGAAGTCCTGAGACAAGCTCTCTCCCACTTTGCCATCTGTTGAAGGATGCTGTTTCAGTCAAAGTGCCCGCTGCTGAACCTGACCCGGCTTGAATCCATCCTTTACACAACAACAGCCAAATATCAAAATATAAGTGGCTCTTGTGGTTTAAAAGGTCAGCTTCGTATTTTAAGGTTACAATGTTAAGAGGCTGGTGTTTTAAGAAAACCAAGACGTCAAACGCCCGGCATCTCGCTGTTTTATAAATCACGGCTACAGGCAGCCAGTACTGTTGGTTTCTTTAGTTTAAAACTGTCTTTTACAAAGTAAAACTcgacattttatttcagttactcATACTTCAAAGTTGGAGCTAATGTCTACCCAGTAACGCAGTTAGCTTAGGTATGTCCCTTGAGTGCCGCGCAGAcgtaatatttacatttctaagtgaaaaaatattcatttattcGACTAAATTATAAGACCACTATAATGTTGATTGGCGGGTTTTGTAACTCAACTTCAGAATGCAACATTTTACCGGATTGCGATCATTTCAGCTTTGTTAGCTCGCTAGCTCTAACTTTGTTAGCTCAATGGCTAGCTCTGACAGAGGCCGTATTTATGTGTAATTCGAAAACACTTCTTTACAGATCGATCTTTACAGTCGTTGTTTTGCTTGTTTACCACTGAATCATTAGTctcgttttcatttttattcaggtAACGTTTATATAACAGCCAATCGCAACATGCAGATGGCTGCTAAAGAAAGTAGCAGCCACGCTTCAACAGCTAGCCGACGCTAGCTAGTGGAAACTACTAATCAAACGGAGATCATTTTAGAACCTACCACCTCTTGACTTTTGGCTTCTATATATTTAATTCATCCTTACTCACTGCGGTGAAAAAAGATGATATAGATTAAACGTACCGCGTCTTCCCAGTGCTGTCTGTTGTAGGTGTTTGAACCCAGGGAGGTCGCcattttggaaaatataaaGCCAAACGGCCCAATACGAGAAATCACAGAGCTACAGTACCTGACTCTGCCTTAAGGTGTCGCCATGGTTCCAAAATAACAGTACAAATACGGCTCATTTGAAATATAGTCCGTTATTAATGTCGCATCACATGGCAATTTTATAAGTAAGAATTTAGAAACGTAACTATATCCATTATTAGAAGAAATTaatgaaatcaggaaaatgtaTTAATTGAAAATGAAATAGCCTTTAACTAAACCTTTGGGCTTTACATGCTACATATAAATTCTGACATATGTAGCTTATTGTTTCTTTGGTTAATTTTTtgttatggttttatttttaacctaAGGCCATCTGGATCAAATTACTATTGTGATACTGTTATTGATTGgattgacttttttttcttcgtaatatgccttgagacgacaaaTGTTATGaactggtgctacataaataaactgaaatgaattaaattgaaGGCTATTTCAaatcagtttaatttaattcagttccaCTTTAATGTCCACCAAGTAAAAATTTATCTTTGGACAAAAGAGAGAGTTCTAAGATATaatcataaaactgaaaatcctTATAGCACAACACACAAAGTAAaagattaataaaatacataaacacaaATTTTAGCTTTACAGATTTCATCCAGAGGAGTATTTTCTCCACTAAATATGTACTCTGTCAAAAAAGTACAGCTGGGTCGTAAAGTACGAATTTCCACagcaaaatttttaaaaataaaatgtttttaaaaacacactgaaaaagaaacaaaactgaattattctttgtgtgtatcttggttgatgacatcacaagaggcagaAGAATCAAACTGATCAGCTGTCATTAGTAAGCATTATGAACAGAATACAAGTAAACATGTCTGAAGgagaaaattgtttaaaaacatcCAGGTAAAGGACAACAAAATATGCAGACATACTCAGAAGAACTCTGATCATTTGACTTATGTGACATCACCAGAGTCATGTGTGCATGAAAGCTTGTTCTTTGGGGGACTAACTTTTAACTTGACTTAATAATAGTTTACAACAATCCAGCAGAACTGACAGAGAAACTGACTATGACATGGTGTTTGTAGGAGATAAACTATATCTTGATTTTACAGAGTAGTCTGTCTAAGATTTAAATGGTTTAttaaattcatgttttaaagCTTACTTTTATGCATCTTAATCaacaatttatttg contains these protein-coding regions:
- the LOC124860803 gene encoding myozenin-2-like isoform X1 yields the protein MHSGLDEMTRQRMLQAKTLSQEARGGLNLGKKISVPKDVMMEELNLLSNRGSRMFQERQRRAEKFTLENVINGPYNTNVPLELSPPQHMVPMQQGGKENQTFSIPGKHSLVMNLQKTVAKKGSPDVLAPGYSGPPKEIPHEKFNTTVIPKSYCSPWREALGSNEELLNALNTQLPQPPQRLQPANYRCFNRTPVPFGGTMASKRVIPVIGFEAVESQNLPGLALDRMCRRPNFNRAPRGWGIDYSPESNEL
- the rbm22 gene encoding pre-mRNA-splicing factor RBM22; the protein is MATSLGSNTYNRQHWEDADFPILCQTCLGENPYIRMTKEKYGKECKICARPFTVFRWCPGTRMRFKKTEVCQTCSKMKNVCQTCLLDLEYGLPIQVRDTGLSVKDEVPRSDVNKEYYTQNMEREIANSDGTRPVGQLGKAPSSSDMLLKLARTTPYYKRNRPHICSFWVKGECKRGEECPYRHEKPTDPEDPLADQNIKDRYYGINDPVADKLLKRASTMPRLDPPEDKSISTLYIGGLGDTVTDGELKSHFYQFGEIRTITIVQRQQCAFIQFATRQAAEMAAEKSFNKLIINGRRLTVKWGRSQAARGKDGGKEGVSEMGTRLDPIPGLPGALPPPPALDEEAPANYFNLDPSSSPAIMNIGLPPPPGINPPPPGYGPPMFHPMAPPVPPPMTMRPPGTIHYPSQDPQRMGAHSAHGSRHTE
- the LOC124860803 gene encoding myozenin-2-like isoform X2, encoding MHSGLDEMTRQRMLQAKTLSQEARGGLNLGKKISVPKDVMMEELNLLSNRGSRMFQERQRRAEKFTLENVINGPYNTNVPLELSPPQHMVPMQQGGKENQTFSIPGYSGPPKEIPHEKFNTTVIPKSYCSPWREALGSNEELLNALNTQLPQPPQRLQPANYRCFNRTPVPFGGTMASKRVIPVIGFEAVESQNLPGLALDRMCRRPNFNRAPRGWGIDYSPESNEL